One Actinosynnema pretiosum DNA segment encodes these proteins:
- a CDS encoding AzlC family ABC transporter permease — protein sequence MLPAALGAVPLGLAFGVLVTHTGLAWWWGTVFASVVFAGSFEFLLLGLVMAVAPLSQIAVTAFLVNFRHVFYALSFPLHRVRGAGAKVYSTFALTDEAWALTASPEARGWSRGRILAIQGGFHVVWVASVTAGGLVGNLVPEGVHGLGFALTALFLVLGIDAYRVRRKLPAPIAAVVCAVVSGAVFGEGMLVGAMGLFTGYLVVTFLVERRRGQRGGQRGGRRA from the coding sequence ATGCTTCCCGCGGCGCTTGGCGCGGTCCCGCTCGGGCTTGCGTTTGGTGTTCTTGTCACCCACACGGGGCTCGCCTGGTGGTGGGGGACGGTGTTCGCCTCGGTGGTGTTCGCCGGGTCGTTCGAGTTCCTGCTGCTGGGGCTGGTGATGGCGGTGGCGCCGCTGTCGCAGATCGCGGTGACGGCGTTCCTGGTGAACTTCCGGCACGTGTTCTACGCGCTGTCGTTCCCGCTGCACCGGGTTCGGGGGGCCGGGGCGAAGGTGTACAGCACGTTCGCGCTGACGGACGAGGCTTGGGCGTTGACCGCGTCACCGGAGGCTCGGGGGTGGAGCCGGGGGCGGATCCTGGCGATCCAGGGCGGGTTCCACGTGGTGTGGGTCGCGAGCGTGACGGCGGGCGGGCTGGTCGGGAACCTGGTGCCGGAGGGTGTGCACGGGTTGGGGTTCGCGTTGACGGCGTTGTTCCTGGTGCTGGGGATCGACGCCTACCGGGTGCGGCGGAAGCTGCCCGCGCCGATCGCCGCGGTGGTGTGCGCGGTGGTGTCGGGGGCGGTGTTCGGCGAGGGGATGTTGGTGGGGGCCATGGGGTTGTTCACGGGGTACCTGGTGGTGACGTTCCTGGTGGAGCGGCGCAGGGGGCAGCGCGGGGGGCAGCGCGGGGGGCGTCGTGCCTGA
- a CDS encoding Lrp/AsnC family transcriptional regulator — MSNKPKLDDTDRAILLQLSEDGRLSNTELARRVGLTPAPCLRRVQRLERDGVIAGYRAVLDPTAAGRPFEVVVAVEITFNDRQTVVDFEAAITSYDEVTEVLRLFGLPDYYLRVNVADSAAYEGFIMNKLSTLKAVNRIVSHQNMKTLKKTT, encoded by the coding sequence ATGAGCAACAAACCCAAACTAGACGACACAGACCGAGCAATCCTGTTGCAACTCTCCGAGGACGGCAGGCTCAGCAACACCGAGCTGGCCCGCCGGGTCGGCCTCACCCCGGCCCCCTGCCTGCGCAGGGTCCAGCGCCTGGAGCGGGACGGCGTCATCGCCGGTTACCGAGCCGTCCTGGACCCCACCGCCGCAGGACGCCCGTTCGAGGTGGTCGTCGCCGTGGAGATCACCTTCAACGACCGCCAGACCGTCGTCGACTTCGAGGCCGCGATCACCTCCTACGACGAGGTCACCGAGGTCCTCCGCCTGTTCGGCCTCCCCGACTACTACCTGCGCGTCAACGTCGCGGACAGCGCCGCCTACGAGGGCTTCATCATGAACAAGCTCAGCACCCTCAAAGCCGTCAACCGCATCGTCTCCCACCAGAACATGAAGACCCTCAAGAAGACGACCTGA
- a CDS encoding MFS transporter, with the protein MRNKDCRPYLFGTGLAMMADNIEHVITYWVLWERFHSPALTGFQVISHWVPFLLLSVWFGGLADRYDCRRLIQAAQGLFMFVSAAWGVLFLTGALQVWHACVLLVLHGCAGAMWGPGEQMLLHDFVSREELPSAVRLNATFRSLGVLFGPVVGSALLLGLGPTWGIFANIAFYLPLTLFLFRTRFTGHVREGGARKARVGVRDAVRVLRDVRGDRTLVSMIALAGLGSFLVGASMQSAMPVFAHDLGAGSAGVAYGVLLFANGAGGVIGGLVLEATGWVRPKVGAAIAATALYGVTTVVFALSGNYAVAVVALVVGGVANLASMSITQTVVQLLAPAADRGRVIGLYNVSAGGLKAGSGFTVGLLGAVVGLHWSLAVSAGVLVVGAGVVAAHAFRGRVFGQAVG; encoded by the coding sequence TTGCGGAACAAGGATTGCCGTCCTTACCTGTTCGGCACGGGATTGGCCATGATGGCCGACAACATCGAGCACGTCATCACGTACTGGGTGTTGTGGGAGCGCTTCCACTCCCCCGCGCTCACCGGGTTCCAGGTGATCAGCCACTGGGTGCCGTTCCTGCTGCTGTCGGTGTGGTTCGGCGGGCTCGCGGATCGGTACGACTGCCGCAGGCTCATCCAGGCCGCCCAAGGGCTGTTCATGTTCGTGTCGGCCGCCTGGGGGGTGCTGTTCCTGACGGGCGCGTTGCAGGTGTGGCACGCGTGCGTGCTGCTGGTGCTGCACGGGTGCGCCGGGGCGATGTGGGGACCCGGCGAGCAGATGCTGCTGCACGACTTCGTCTCGCGGGAGGAGCTGCCCAGCGCGGTTCGGCTGAACGCGACGTTCCGGAGCCTGGGGGTGCTGTTCGGGCCGGTGGTCGGGTCGGCGCTGCTGCTGGGGCTCGGGCCGACGTGGGGGATCTTCGCGAACATCGCTTTTTACCTGCCGCTGACGCTGTTCCTGTTCCGGACGCGGTTCACCGGGCACGTCAGGGAGGGCGGTGCGCGGAAGGCCAGGGTGGGGGTGCGGGATGCGGTCAGGGTGCTGCGGGACGTGCGCGGTGACCGGACGCTGGTGAGCATGATCGCGTTGGCGGGGTTGGGGTCGTTCCTGGTCGGCGCCTCGATGCAGTCGGCGATGCCGGTGTTCGCGCACGACCTGGGGGCCGGGTCGGCGGGGGTGGCGTACGGGGTGCTGCTGTTCGCCAACGGGGCCGGTGGGGTGATCGGCGGGCTGGTGCTGGAGGCCACCGGGTGGGTGCGGCCGAAGGTCGGGGCGGCGATCGCGGCCACGGCGCTCTACGGGGTGACCACGGTGGTGTTCGCGCTGTCCGGGAACTACGCGGTGGCGGTGGTCGCGCTGGTGGTGGGCGGGGTGGCGAACCTGGCGTCGATGTCGATCACGCAGACGGTGGTGCAGTTGCTCGCGCCCGCGGCGGACCGGGGGCGGGTGATCGGGTTGTACAACGTGTCGGCGGGTGGGTTGAAGGCCGGGAGCGGGTTCACGGTGGGGTTGCTGGGGGCCGTGGTGGGGCTGCACTGGTCGCTGGCGGTCAGCGCGGGGGTGCTGGTGGTCGGGGCCGGGGTGGTTGCGGCGCACGCGTTTCGGGGGAGGGTGTTTGGTCAGGCGGTCGGTTAG
- a CDS encoding TetR/AcrR family transcriptional regulator — MAQDSAGPGRPRSDVARKAVLEAADDLLVEVGYAAMTMKGIAERAGVGRQTVYRWWATKAEILVEACLEDVREELVAAPMPTARSELVSYLDALGRFLTTSPAGLAYRALLGEAQHDPAVRDLVREADVVSTATGEVLRRVRPVAPAMPPPALASAQLVGPVLTRVLEVDDEFSPELLDAHAELLLKAWS, encoded by the coding sequence GTGGCACAAGACTCAGCCGGTCCCGGCAGGCCCCGGAGCGACGTGGCGCGCAAGGCGGTGCTCGAAGCCGCCGACGACCTGCTGGTCGAGGTCGGGTACGCGGCCATGACCATGAAGGGCATCGCCGAGCGGGCCGGGGTCGGGCGGCAGACCGTCTACCGGTGGTGGGCGACCAAGGCCGAGATCCTGGTCGAGGCGTGCCTGGAGGACGTGCGCGAGGAGCTGGTCGCCGCCCCGATGCCCACCGCGCGCTCCGAGCTGGTGTCGTACCTGGACGCCCTCGGGCGCTTCCTCACCACCTCGCCCGCAGGCCTCGCCTACCGCGCGCTCCTCGGCGAGGCCCAGCACGACCCGGCCGTCCGCGACCTCGTCCGCGAGGCCGACGTCGTCAGCACCGCGACCGGCGAGGTGCTCCGCCGCGTCCGCCCCGTCGCCCCCGCGATGCCGCCCCCCGCGCTCGCCTCCGCCCAGCTCGTCGGACCGGTGCTCACGCGGGTCCTGGAAGTGGACGACGAGTTCTCCCCGGAACTCCTCGACGCGCACGCCGAGCTCCTGCTCAAAGCCTGGTCGTAA
- a CDS encoding snapalysin family zinc-dependent metalloprotease, producing the protein MLVRKVARAAVAALGLLLPLAVVAPVASAEPVALARTLYYDTSQAQEFAADWDVAAANWNKSVSNVKLAKRTSTSGVNIRIYADNGWPRAYPGTLGNGTVYMGREAVNQGYYRPRIATHEIGHLLGLPDRRTGLCTDLMSGSSAPVACKNDLPSSAEKAEVERRFSGSAAVTAKAVAEASYVY; encoded by the coding sequence ATGCTCGTGCGAAAGGTCGCGCGTGCCGCTGTTGCCGCGCTCGGTCTGCTGCTGCCGCTCGCGGTGGTGGCGCCGGTGGCGTCGGCGGAACCGGTGGCGCTGGCGCGCACCCTGTACTACGACACCAGCCAGGCCCAGGAGTTCGCCGCCGACTGGGACGTGGCCGCCGCGAACTGGAACAAGTCGGTGAGCAACGTCAAGCTGGCGAAGCGCACGTCGACGTCCGGCGTGAACATCCGGATCTACGCGGACAACGGCTGGCCGCGCGCCTACCCCGGCACGCTGGGCAACGGGACGGTCTACATGGGGCGCGAGGCGGTGAACCAGGGGTACTACCGGCCCCGGATCGCGACCCACGAGATCGGGCACCTGCTGGGGCTGCCGGACCGGCGGACCGGGTTGTGCACGGACCTGATGTCGGGGTCCAGCGCGCCGGTGGCGTGCAAGAACGACCTGCCCAGCTCGGCCGAGAAGGCCGAGGTGGAGCGGCGGTTCAGCGGGTCGGCGGCGGTGACCGCGAAGGCGGTCGCGGAAGCGAGTTACGTGTACTGA